In Phyllopteryx taeniolatus isolate TA_2022b chromosome 1, UOR_Ptae_1.2, whole genome shotgun sequence, the following proteins share a genomic window:
- the LOC133483341 gene encoding midkine-A-like isoform X1 has translation MMKAALLLLFVALITVKAVAGGKNNKEKIKPSQSGLDCTDWRYGNCVPSNGDCGAGFREGICNQQTKKMKCKVPCNWKKNFGADCKYRFGSWGDCDPTAGVQARSGTLKKALYNAECLQTISVTKPCVGKTKTKSKGKKKKGSGQ, from the exons at GATGAAGGCTGCGCTGCTGCTGCTCTTTGTTGCTCTCATCACAGTCAAAGCCGTAGCTggagggaaaaacaacaaag AAAAAATCAAACCTTCCCAGTCTGGGTTAGATTGTACTGACTGGCGCTATGGAAACTGTGTCCCTAGCAACGGAGACTGTGGTGCCGGGTTTAGGGAGGGGATATGTAATCAGCAGACcaagaaaatgaaatgtaaagtaCCCtgcaactggaaaaaaaactttggag CTGACTGCAAGTATAGGTTTGGAAGTTGGGGTGATTGTGACCCGACTGCTGGCGTCCAGGCCAGAAGCGGGACCTTGAAGAAGGCGCTGTATAATGCTGAGTGCCTGCAGACCATTTCCGTCACCAAACCTTGCGTTGGCAAAACCAAGACAAAAAGCAAAG gaaagaagaaaaaaggcagTGGACAGTAG
- the LOC133483341 gene encoding midkine-A-like isoform X2 — protein sequence MKAALLLLFVALITVKAVAGGKNNKEKIKPSQSGLDCTDWRYGNCVPSNGDCGAGFREGICNQQTKKMKCKVPCNWKKNFGADCKYRFGSWGDCDPTAGVQARSGTLKKALYNAECLQTISVTKPCVGKTKTKSKGKKKKGSGQ from the exons ATGAAGGCTGCGCTGCTGCTGCTCTTTGTTGCTCTCATCACAGTCAAAGCCGTAGCTggagggaaaaacaacaaag AAAAAATCAAACCTTCCCAGTCTGGGTTAGATTGTACTGACTGGCGCTATGGAAACTGTGTCCCTAGCAACGGAGACTGTGGTGCCGGGTTTAGGGAGGGGATATGTAATCAGCAGACcaagaaaatgaaatgtaaagtaCCCtgcaactggaaaaaaaactttggag CTGACTGCAAGTATAGGTTTGGAAGTTGGGGTGATTGTGACCCGACTGCTGGCGTCCAGGCCAGAAGCGGGACCTTGAAGAAGGCGCTGTATAATGCTGAGTGCCTGCAGACCATTTCCGTCACCAAACCTTGCGTTGGCAAAACCAAGACAAAAAGCAAAG gaaagaagaaaaaaggcagTGGACAGTAG